ttgtgacgaagtctgcCGCGGATTTcgcgtcggaacttgctgcttccccatgcctcacaaccaagtGTATTCCActccttttcttaaaattatccagccagccacgactggctttgaaggtttctgctGCCGTCGAAGTCTCCactttctcggctgcttgcttccctttcaagtcatcatagattcgactggccttctcacatatgatcgtctcggtcacacTATCTCCCACCaaatgtttctcctttatccagatcaacagaAGCTTCTCCATCTtgtcgtgaatatcactacgcagcttggaaaggatggttactcctttggaaggcttggtgttctttatagcattcttctgcttgaggatggtacatatagtcgatgtactcctctcataatAGTCTGCCACCTCAGCCACTCTCATGTTTTgcaattatttcatgcttcatctccatagtcatcatacgctttttcttctcactacccctgtttgcactcgcttgctttggacccattgtttatttacttaattcagcactgattcacgcaaaaaacacgtaaaaaaagcaaatattacggccgatgctcggagataactttacgtgaCGGAGATCCAACGGGAAAGACCaagtgatgctgtcctcgtgagcagctgGCGGTCGCATAGGGGACTActgtacctcgtatctcaaatttttcctcgcatctcagaataaaaatttgctcggaactctccttgtatctcaattttctcgtatgttgggtcgCTCCTATCTTAAGGTATTACTGTATTAAACTTATGCTATAAAAGCCCAGTGAGCACAAAGCCGAGAAACAATAACCGTGCCAGGTGAGCCCTTCCAAAGATGGCTTTGCCATATAATGCTGCACAGGTTTGCAAGAATATTCCAACTAAAGTAAATGCTGTTTCAAAATGAATGATATTAATGGGTAAAAGATTTTGCCTCAAAAGAAGAAAGCGATTTTCACTAACAAAAAAATTAAGGGAAATATCTATCAACCTCTAAAGTATGTGTATCAATTACTTTACCATAAGAAAATTAATGTCAGGGTAATTTTTTACGGGGAACTATTCTTTGGTCCAAACATAATGGATTGAATTAACCCATAATTCACTAATGGCCAACCTTAGACAACAAATAGAAAAACACACTGCCAAGGAAAACAATGCAAATGATCGAGTTTAGTTGAAACTTTGTTCACGTCCCCTACAAGATTTAATTGAATCATACGATATGCCATGCCATCCATCCATGTAATACAATATAATTTAATAGAGCTTACTTTGGCTAATAGAGATATATTAGGATCAATAACACCCATTTCGTCTTCAGTCTCACAATCTAGTTATTTTATAGACCGACTAGGATTGGCCTTCTTGACTTATGTTACAACTGCTACTTTAGAAGAGATGCTATTGTCCCTTATGGGAGCTACGTTCATATCATGACTTATTCAGCAGCTACTGGAGGACCAAGGATAAGGTTATCTAGGACCTGTGGATAAACTCCCAtggatagtgggcagtgaaggttatCTGTCATACTAGACTTCTACTGTACAGTACCTTCAAGACTAGTGCCACTGAGAGATTCTTCCTGAAGGTTGGGGTAGAGCTGATATTCCTGACTATATGCGCTCGAACGGGGATGTCACTTCCAAAATCTCATGGATCAGCATGGGTGAAGGTGCATGAGTCAGAAGAAGCAGTATTCTTTGATATCTTCACCTATACCCTTATGGCGCAGGAAAGTACCTCTGGTGCTTTGCCTGGAGACAAGATATCTACAAACATAGCTATGTCCTCATGGGTCAGAGAATAGTCATCTACACTCCATTGGCATGAGATTGTAGTTGTGCCGGGCTGGAAGATCACAAACTCGGACAAGGAAGGGGAATGTCTTCCTTCGTTAATAATGACTTGTGGCATAAGACATGTCATGCAGTACACTCACCGTAATGCCTAGCTATCTGATGCCCGGTCAAGGGTACAGTTAGATGTGCTCGAGAGACATGAGGACTTGTGCGACATCCCTAAGGAGTTGAGTTCCTAGAGTGGAAAGACTGTTCAAAACTACTCCTGAGGCCAGGTTTATCCTATGATGGGGAGGGACCTAAGCTCTTTCGTCTGAGGTATGGCTAAAGGCTATGTGATAGCCTTTTACAGCAGAGCCCAGTAACATAATCCCTTCTACGATGCCACTAGTAGAAGAAAGGTAGTTCGACATACATGTGTAGGAGGAGCATTAGCAAATCTGCATGCCACTCAAAGTGTGGCACTTAGGAGCTGTCAATGTAACCAAGTAAGTGGGTGGAGAGGCTAAGGTACTGTATCTGGAGGAACTTGGTAGAAGGCTTACTGGAAGATGTTCTAGAACTTGAGTTCTGAAACAACTGAGAGTTGAATGGGTCATTTGAAGGCAATAGCTGAAAAGCAAGAAGCCTTCCTGTGACGCATAAAAATGAGGAGTCATTGATCTAGTGATTTGAGAGTGTCTGCTAGAACATTCCTCTAGTTAGAATGGATCATGCATACAACTCTTTTATGCTGTCTGCTGCCGAGGTGCATACCTGCTTGCCCAATAACAAAGGATCCGTGAAAATGAAGCCCTATGCTTGTGGATGCAAGTTAAGAAGGTGGTGGTGTTCTTCAACGTTACCATATGACTTATAAAAATATGTTGGGAAGATGGCAAAAGCATTGCTTGGACTTCCGGTATATTGAAAAACAGGAGTTTTAATTCTGCAAACCAATTCCCTGCAGTGTTCCTATATGCAAGGTGTGCTACACTAACCTTGGATTCAGCAGAGAAAGGCAGGATCCCTGGATGTGGTTCTGAGTGTAACTCTCCTGGCGAGGAAATCGTCAACCAGTCACAAATCCCGATCTTCCCGTATTTCTTGTTGCACTAAACCCAGAAAGACAGGAAATTGCTGGTTGATTACTGGGATATTTCATTAATACTGGAACAATGGCTGGTGTGGGAGCCAGTGTCAAACAAGTTCTCAATCTCAATATCGAGAGAAGTTTCAGAAGACGTTATCCTCCAGCCAAAGTTCCTGGTCGTATGGAAGCGGCTGTAGTACATCCCTACATTTGCTGAAAAACAATTTCAATGTGTTATAAGCATAATCTGGTACTTATTGTTGCCTGGGTTACCACTTGAACAACTCTCGTGGCAAAAGGAGGTTAACTGTCTCAATCTTGAAGCATTACCTCCAGGTGAGACAGGCCGAGCAAATAGTAGAGAACTCCATAAagtaatctcaaacaaaaagaaacCTGAAAGGTGAGCAGGAACACCCAAGGCGTTAGGCAATCTAAAGCTTTTGTTTGAACTGATAACCAGAGCCTAAAGGACAAGAAGATAATGCTGACGAACCAAAGGATAAGCCTCTAGTTGTATGTTTTCTTAAGGTTCATTGAGTGCAAATAAGTCTTTTCTCCTATTAGATCTTTTGGTACTTTCCATTTCTCTGATGGGTTTCTCTAATGGAAGATCATATAGTACTTGTTGTTTCTCTGATGGGTTTCTCTAATAGAATATCATATGGTTCTTGCTGTTTCTCTAATGGAAGACCACAATGTAGTT
The DNA window shown above is from Palaemon carinicauda isolate YSFRI2023 chromosome 29, ASM3689809v2, whole genome shotgun sequence and carries:
- the LOC137622677 gene encoding tigger transposable element-derived protein 1-like yields the protein MRVAEVADYYERSTSTICTILKQKNAIKNTKPSKGVTILSKLRSDIHDKMEKLLLIWIKEKHLVGDSVTETIICEKASRIYDDLKGKQAAEKVETSTAAETFKASRGWLDNFKKRSGIHLVVRHGEAASSDAKSAADFVTTFALVIAQHGFIPQQVFNCDETGLFWKMLRTFIMAEKTLPGHKPMKNRLILALCANASGDFHGAGGRQGRREQPCRGVSGRAHDTGIDRAPGDATFGGVAGAQ